The Gracilibacillus caseinilyticus genome segment AAAATTGGCGGACAGACAAAAGGTACATTTTATTTTGGTGATAGTTATCCTGCTGTTTATACATTAGACAATGTCTCTCACGGAACTGGTAATCAGGAGATTGAGCTCGTAGTTACGAGTGATGATGGGCAATGGGATGCATTGATCGATTTTTTAGAAGTCGAGTAACAACACTTTCTAGCCCCAACGGTATAATGGACCGCTGGGGCTGCTTTCATGTGTATTTTACTCCTGCCATTTAGCATATGAGAATCCTTTATAAATACTCCATACTAAGGCTATGGCCAACAATGTCATCACCCATCCACCTATTTGCACGCTGATTTGAATAGAAATTTTTTCGGCTGCAACACCTATCAAAGTAGTAACCAACATAATGAGGACAGCCTCAAAAAATTGAAACATACTAGCAATTCTTCCCATCATATAGACCGGAATATTATATTGAAAGTATGTAAGAATGCCTGTATTTGCAAAGGAAATGAAAAACGCGAGACTAAAAAATCCAACCGATGCCGACAAGAATGAACTAGAATAAGCATAGATGATGTACCCGATGGAAACAAAGATCGTGCCAGCCCCAATTAAAATATATATAGCGACTTTACTGCCAATGAGTGTATTAATGAGTGCTCCGACAACAATTCCCATGCCAGCAATGGATACCAGGATACTATATTCACTATTGGATAAAGACAGTACCACTTTTGTAAAAGACACTTCGAGAGAATCAATGCCACTCGGCAGTATGACCATTACACAGCTGCTTAGTAAATAAATACCCATAATGTGCTTATGTTTTTGACTGAATGTGAACACCATATGCCAATCTTCTCTTAATAGCTTTGAGGAAAATTTTTTATTCATCGAATCTTTTCTTTGATCCATGTCTACGTTTGGCAGCAGCCAAGTGATCATACCTGAAAATAATAATGCTACCGCATTGATTAAAATCGCCATTTCTGGGTCACTTATTAAAAATAGTAGACCTGAAATCGCTGGCCCGATAAAGAATGCACCCGATGTCACTAAACTTAAAATAGAATTAAACTGTTGTCTGCTGGTTTCTGGTATTAATTTCGTCATATAAGTGATCGATACTGGTTCGAATATTGCGCTTGACATGTTGACGATAAGTACAGCTGCGTAAATGGTGATAAGATCCTCTGTGAATAGTAATGAAAATATTACCAGTACTCTAAATAAATCAAGAAAGATCATTAAGTGACGCTTATTTAATCGATCTATCAAACTTCCAGCCCAAAGATTTGTCAATAACGTTGCGATAGGTTTTATTAAGTATAAGCCAGTAACTGCAAGTGGTGAGGATGTCTTATCTAACACAATCAAGTTTAAAGCAAGAAAGTATATCCATTCGCCAATATTTGATATGCCAATACCTAAAAGTAATAGAAATGCATAATATTTCATGTTGATTCCCCCCTGTTTCACGGCTATTTCTGAAACAAAAAAATCTCGCCCCAAGACTGTGTCTTAGGGACGAGATTTATTCACCGTGGTACCACCCATATTCGTTAATATATCACTATATTAACCTCTTCAAGTACAACAACTCTCTGCATATACTCTAGCTCTGTAACAGGAGCTCCTGTCACGCCATCATCTTTAAAGAAATCCAACGCGATACTCTGAGGCTTGTTTCAATAAAGTCATACATACCCCTTTTCAGCAGCTGGGGCTCTCTAATATGAATGGTTCTTTATTTACTCTTCTCTTCTATGTATGTAAGTATTAATTTTGTATATATTACCATTTAACAAGGTCCGATGCAAGACAATTAGATGTTACTTTTTCAGTAATCCTGTGAAGACAACGCCAACTATTATAAATCCTAATACAATCGGAATCAATAATTGACTGAGATAGTTGTAGACATTCATAAAGAGTTGTTGTAATGGTATGTCAAATA includes the following:
- a CDS encoding MFS transporter; the encoded protein is MKYYAFLLLLGIGISNIGEWIYFLALNLIVLDKTSSPLAVTGLYLIKPIATLLTNLWAGSLIDRLNKRHLMIFLDLFRVLVIFSLLFTEDLITIYAAVLIVNMSSAIFEPVSITYMTKLIPETSRQQFNSILSLVTSGAFFIGPAISGLLFLISDPEMAILINAVALLFSGMITWLLPNVDMDQRKDSMNKKFSSKLLREDWHMVFTFSQKHKHIMGIYLLSSCVMVILPSGIDSLEVSFTKVVLSLSNSEYSILVSIAGMGIVVGALINTLIGSKVAIYILIGAGTIFVSIGYIIYAYSSSFLSASVGFFSLAFFISFANTGILTYFQYNIPVYMMGRIASMFQFFEAVLIMLVTTLIGVAAEKISIQISVQIGGWVMTLLAIALVWSIYKGFSYAKWQE